In a genomic window of Maridesulfovibrio ferrireducens:
- a CDS encoding flagellar basal body P-ring protein FlgI produces the protein MKRGNRMNNISAGFTATILLLFVIFMHAQPVEAVRLKDISSFSGVRDNALVGYGLVVGLSGTGDGSNSAFTITSMMNMLEKMGVQVDRSSIKPKNVAAVMVTAKMPVSAKPGAPLDVTISSIGDSKSLFGGVLLLTPLKGIDGNVYALAQGALTVGGFSATGEAATASKNVVTVARIPNGATIERSVSFTFNKQRKITINLGMSDFGTIMQVVKRINTAIGGKYATAVDASTVDLAIPDNFRGNMVPLMASLENLEISPDVKAKVVVDEKTGTVVLGRNVRLTKVAIAHGNLQVIIAEGADVSQPGPFAPEGAQTVTTPETDLQVEEDNNRLMLVEGATLQELVDGLNAIGATPRDLISILRTMKVAGALHAELEVI, from the coding sequence ATGAAACGCGGTAATAGGATGAACAATATATCAGCAGGGTTTACGGCAACCATACTGCTTTTGTTCGTCATATTTATGCACGCACAGCCGGTAGAAGCTGTCCGTTTGAAGGATATTTCTTCTTTCAGCGGTGTGCGTGACAATGCTCTGGTCGGATACGGTCTTGTTGTCGGTCTTTCGGGCACCGGTGACGGATCTAATTCAGCTTTCACGATTACCTCCATGATGAACATGCTCGAAAAAATGGGTGTGCAGGTTGATCGCAGCTCCATCAAGCCCAAGAACGTTGCGGCGGTAATGGTAACTGCTAAAATGCCGGTATCTGCCAAGCCCGGCGCACCGCTTGATGTAACAATTTCATCCATCGGTGACTCTAAAAGTCTTTTCGGCGGAGTGCTGCTGCTTACACCTCTTAAAGGTATAGACGGAAATGTTTATGCCTTGGCACAAGGAGCACTTACTGTAGGTGGTTTTTCGGCCACCGGTGAAGCCGCAACTGCTTCGAAGAACGTCGTAACTGTTGCCCGAATTCCTAACGGGGCAACAATTGAAAGATCAGTTTCTTTTACCTTTAATAAGCAGAGAAAGATTACCATCAATCTCGGTATGTCAGATTTCGGAACCATCATGCAGGTTGTTAAAAGGATAAATACTGCTATCGGCGGGAAATACGCTACAGCAGTTGATGCTTCAACTGTCGATCTTGCCATCCCTGATAATTTCAGAGGAAATATGGTTCCTTTGATGGCTTCTCTTGAGAATCTTGAAATCAGCCCGGATGTAAAAGCGAAAGTCGTGGTTGATGAAAAGACAGGCACAGTTGTTCTTGGACGTAACGTACGCCTGACCAAGGTCGCAATCGCTCACGGAAACTTGCAGGTTATCATTGCTGAAGGCGCAGATGTCAGCCAGCCCGGTCCGTTTGCTCCTGAAGGTGCTCAAACAGTCACCACTCCTGAAACAGACTTACAGGTTGAAGAAGATAATAACAGGCTGATGCTTGTTGAAGGTGCCACCTTGCAGGAACTGGTTGACGGATTAAATGCTATCGGCGCAACCCCGCGTGACCTCATATCCATTCTCAGGACAATGAAGGTTGCCGGAGCACTGCACGCAGAACTGGAGGTCATATAA
- a CDS encoding rod-binding protein, translating into MIITGHDAATAKASAEGQELLGFKNQLNSLNDKISGGKDVEEGLRTACKKFEAVFMGKIWKQMRKGVQKSGYLSNKYEDQYTSMFDKDFSEKLADGGGIGLGDMLYQQLRSKLDNASKATLPGTGNSTGLKTLDEVGRKGSREGDHLKKNENIGANGVPGIPLPKPGIALDDTDFPFAHQVERKLSREMEAINEETESGTEKSAVKDVSFLSRPEAMARIENLARRIEMEHDKKVYGKGVTADEIGRKLAGI; encoded by the coding sequence ATGATTATCACCGGACATGATGCTGCTACAGCAAAAGCAAGTGCCGAAGGTCAGGAACTGCTTGGTTTTAAGAATCAATTGAATTCTCTTAATGACAAAATCTCAGGCGGCAAAGATGTCGAAGAAGGCCTCCGCACCGCATGTAAGAAGTTTGAAGCTGTCTTTATGGGTAAAATATGGAAGCAGATGCGTAAGGGTGTTCAGAAGTCCGGTTATCTGAGCAATAAGTATGAAGATCAGTATACTTCAATGTTTGATAAAGATTTTTCGGAAAAGCTTGCTGATGGCGGCGGAATCGGACTCGGAGATATGCTCTATCAGCAGCTCAGGTCAAAGCTTGATAACGCCAGCAAAGCGACTCTTCCCGGAACCGGAAATTCTACAGGACTTAAGACTCTTGATGAAGTAGGGCGCAAAGGTTCAAGGGAAGGTGATCATCTTAAAAAGAATGAAAATATCGGGGCTAACGGTGTTCCTGGAATTCCACTTCCGAAGCCGGGGATTGCTCTGGATGACACAGATTTTCCTTTTGCTCATCAGGTTGAAAGAAAGCTGTCTCGTGAAATGGAAGCTATAAATGAAGAGACTGAGTCCGGAACTGAAAAGTCCGCTGTGAAAGACGTTTCTTTTTTGAGCAGACCGGAAGCAATGGCCAGGATTGAAAATTTGGCTCGAAGAATTGAGATGGAGCATGACAAGAAAGTTTATGGAAAGGGAGTCACTGCTGACGAAATTGGCAGGAAACTTGCTGGTATATAA
- the flgN gene encoding flagellar export chaperone FlgN — protein MIRLIQENINRQSKAVLLLFMLLKEEFSLLMNKDPHGVTRVEMVIQELMRQIASERMSLRGLVQKVDPAAKRMKEILPALADEQREKIEDLLALMDTREQECAVQATKNQQLAQALLDQSSSMLDFLHREITPKNHNVYSARGRYQNVAPPATLINGRL, from the coding sequence ATGATTAGACTCATACAGGAAAATATTAACAGACAGTCAAAGGCTGTGTTGTTGCTTTTCATGCTCCTTAAGGAAGAATTTTCCTTACTTATGAATAAAGATCCTCATGGAGTGACTAGAGTTGAGATGGTAATTCAGGAGCTTATGCGCCAGATTGCCTCTGAACGTATGTCTCTTAGAGGGTTAGTTCAAAAAGTTGACCCTGCTGCTAAGAGAATGAAAGAAATTTTGCCGGCACTTGCTGATGAGCAGAGAGAGAAAATTGAGGATCTGCTCGCCCTGATGGATACTCGTGAACAGGAGTGCGCGGTTCAGGCCACTAAGAATCAGCAGCTTGCACAGGCCTTGCTGGATCAGTCCTCTTCAATGCTTGATTTTTTGCATCGCGAAATAACACCTAAGAATCATAATGTTTACTCCGCTCGCGGGAGATATCAGAACGTAGCACCACCAGCAACACTGATTAACGGGAGATTGTAA
- the flgK gene encoding flagellar hook-associated protein FlgK, producing the protein MPGVNSLFNLGTGALFASQSAIQVTGDNISNVNTEGYSRRNVRLEENASINWKPGQIGTGVRAAEVYRNFDQFIENSYNDKSSQRERWDSLYNTLGSVESLFNESRGYGINSSLTTFFNDWQDLGQRPNDAASRQQLLNDSKNMVSSLNSMQGDLTRYQEQVEDYIRQDVNSANDLMTRIADINGRINVEQIDGQNNPNALYDERARLVRDLSKIMDTQTIDNGKGSMTIITKAGQTLVDGDKHFSLSYEGPRSQNNLKPDSDFDGQAYFDGSSEFEYTLDVVDSGKNVGSGAGAAQFRVSLDGGNTWLKDDEGNTRTFYARGEDKAIQVDDLKIWFGTADDSGAVPANDFTKGDRFTVVPKSALYWVQNTSTKENITPQTSFSGQDDNRRLCGGTLTGYFSFRDEHVGKYKSRMDALANEMIWQTNRIHSQGSGLKAHTSMEGTYSVTTDDTALGSGSSGLAFADKLESGNAMMYFYDSTTGELASSASFGPLDFSGIIPPGIENFDPDQHSMNDVVSAINDTFGSYVDASVVNHKLQLNAKQGYEFQMGTDTSGLYAGLGLNTYFAGSGASDLSLNPKISEDVGYINAGHVNGAGEANSGDNTTALKMKEMAQNRVTITTPFDGTTNQTLIEYYDSTVSVVGADTSTAKFNFNFQNTLASDLNQKQQEISGVNIDEEMSNLIKFQHSYTAAAKLITTADQMLQTVLGLKN; encoded by the coding sequence ATGCCCGGCGTAAATTCCCTTTTTAACTTAGGCACTGGGGCTTTGTTTGCCTCCCAGTCAGCCATTCAGGTTACCGGTGATAACATTTCGAATGTTAACACTGAGGGGTATTCACGTCGTAACGTACGTCTTGAAGAAAATGCCAGCATCAACTGGAAGCCCGGTCAGATCGGTACAGGTGTCAGAGCTGCTGAAGTTTATCGCAATTTTGATCAGTTTATCGAGAACAGCTATAACGATAAATCTTCCCAACGTGAACGCTGGGATTCTCTGTATAATACCCTTGGCAGTGTAGAGAGTCTTTTTAATGAATCACGCGGTTATGGTATCAACTCCAGTTTGACAACATTTTTTAATGACTGGCAGGATCTCGGTCAGCGTCCGAATGATGCCGCTTCCAGACAGCAACTTTTGAACGATTCCAAAAACATGGTCAGCAGTCTGAACAGTATGCAGGGAGATTTGACTCGCTATCAGGAGCAGGTTGAAGATTATATCAGGCAGGACGTAAATTCCGCCAATGATCTGATGACTCGTATTGCGGATATCAATGGGCGTATAAATGTTGAACAGATTGACGGTCAGAACAATCCGAATGCTCTTTATGATGAGAGAGCTCGTTTAGTTCGCGATCTGTCAAAGATAATGGATACGCAGACAATTGATAACGGCAAAGGGAGCATGACCATCATTACCAAGGCCGGACAGACTTTGGTAGATGGCGACAAACATTTCAGTCTTTCATATGAAGGTCCTCGCAGTCAGAATAATCTGAAGCCGGATTCTGATTTTGACGGACAAGCCTATTTCGATGGTTCAAGTGAATTTGAATATACTCTTGATGTTGTAGATTCAGGCAAGAACGTTGGTTCAGGTGCCGGCGCTGCACAGTTCAGAGTCTCACTTGACGGCGGGAATACATGGCTCAAGGATGACGAAGGAAACACAAGAACATTCTATGCCCGCGGTGAAGATAAGGCCATACAGGTTGATGATCTGAAAATATGGTTCGGAACCGCTGATGATTCCGGTGCGGTCCCTGCAAATGATTTTACTAAGGGTGACAGATTCACCGTTGTTCCCAAGAGTGCCCTTTACTGGGTACAGAATACTTCCACCAAGGAAAACATCACTCCACAGACTTCTTTCTCCGGTCAGGATGATAATAGAAGACTCTGCGGCGGTACTTTGACAGGTTATTTCTCTTTCAGAGATGAGCATGTAGGCAAATACAAGTCCCGCATGGATGCTCTGGCGAATGAAATGATCTGGCAGACAAATAGAATCCATTCACAGGGGTCCGGGCTTAAGGCTCATACTTCAATGGAAGGAACGTATTCTGTTACAACCGATGATACTGCTCTCGGCAGCGGTTCATCAGGATTGGCTTTCGCAGACAAACTCGAATCCGGAAATGCCATGATGTATTTCTATGATTCAACTACCGGAGAACTTGCTTCTTCTGCTTCTTTCGGTCCTCTTGATTTTAGCGGAATAATTCCTCCCGGAATTGAAAATTTCGATCCTGATCAGCATTCAATGAATGATGTTGTCTCCGCCATAAATGACACTTTCGGATCTTATGTTGATGCTTCGGTTGTTAATCACAAGCTGCAGCTTAACGCAAAGCAGGGTTATGAGTTTCAAATGGGGACCGATACATCTGGACTTTATGCAGGTCTGGGTTTGAATACATATTTTGCCGGTTCCGGCGCAAGTGATCTTTCATTGAATCCAAAAATCAGTGAAGATGTCGGGTATATTAATGCCGGGCATGTAAACGGAGCCGGAGAAGCCAACTCCGGAGACAACACGACCGCACTGAAAATGAAAGAGATGGCTCAGAACAGGGTGACGATTACGACTCCTTTTGACGGGACGACCAATCAGACTCTTATTGAGTATTACGACTCTACTGTCAGTGTTGTAGGCGCGGATACAAGTACTGCGAAATTTAATTTTAATTTTCAGAATACTTTGGCTTCTGATCTCAATCAGAAGCAGCAAGAAATTTCAGGTGTTAATATTGATGAAGAAATGAGTAACCTTATTAAGTTTCAGCATTCTTACACCGCAGCGGCAAAGCTTATTACAACCGCTGATCAGATGCTTCAGACTGTTCTCGGGCTGAAGAATTAA
- the flgL gene encoding flagellar hook-associated protein FlgL: MRVTQQMLFGTYVSNMNRSLTDLVESNIQAQTQKKVNKPSDNPVGMARILDHRETLATVKQYRNNIDTAKGWLSISDTTLNQSSTIVTRAKELAEQAASGTITADNREQISYEARQLFQQLISLANTEYEGKSIYAGHKVDENAFKETLWMTTNDSNVSSQQFSIEGNTDKTIVVQFLDSGDIGAADLDYRYSKDGGKTFTTKTLATGTNTLDFDGVTMSLETGTTVRANPVGNTNDSTGTWMWVRPTAQYMGDDEDAVNIVGMNTTLAGGRTEAEGVFTNDVVVRIDSAAQLQSNISYSYSLDGGINWVEGNVKSADGVSSNAVLSIPGGILTIYSNAGAGGTNQLQSNSQFIVRPDTAAINFQIQENEYVRVNDVGKDLFGGVYQAPGESGASTVFNNDSMLTGSNASSTQNLLETMGNLVAFLETNNQSGVQECLASLDKSQQYLLTKLADVGGRENRLAVADNVLSSLELNEKERISHIEDIDVGELMTQLSQQQIVYEAVLKSSSMIMKMNLLNYI; encoded by the coding sequence ATGAGAGTTACGCAACAAATGCTTTTCGGCACCTACGTGTCTAATATGAACAGGTCTCTTACGGATCTGGTAGAAAGCAATATCCAGGCACAGACCCAGAAGAAGGTTAACAAACCTTCTGATAATCCTGTGGGCATGGCGCGTATTCTTGACCACCGTGAAACTCTTGCAACTGTAAAGCAGTATCGAAATAATATTGATACCGCCAAGGGTTGGTTATCAATATCCGACACCACTTTGAATCAGTCTTCAACAATTGTGACCAGAGCAAAGGAACTTGCTGAGCAGGCTGCTTCCGGTACTATTACCGCAGATAACAGAGAGCAGATAAGTTATGAAGCTCGTCAGCTTTTTCAGCAGCTTATATCGCTTGCCAATACTGAATATGAAGGCAAGAGCATTTATGCCGGTCATAAGGTTGACGAGAACGCGTTTAAGGAAACTTTATGGATGACCACAAATGATTCTAATGTTTCTTCGCAGCAGTTCAGTATTGAGGGTAACACCGATAAAACTATAGTCGTTCAGTTTCTTGATTCAGGTGATATAGGAGCTGCAGACCTTGATTATCGTTATTCAAAAGACGGTGGAAAAACTTTTACTACAAAGACTTTAGCAACCGGTACCAATACTCTGGATTTTGACGGCGTGACTATGTCCCTTGAAACCGGAACAACAGTCCGGGCCAATCCCGTTGGAAATACTAACGATTCAACTGGAACATGGATGTGGGTAAGGCCTACTGCTCAATATATGGGTGATGATGAAGATGCCGTAAACATTGTAGGAATGAACACAACTCTTGCCGGTGGAAGAACCGAAGCTGAGGGTGTTTTTACCAACGACGTTGTTGTGAGAATTGATTCTGCGGCCCAGCTTCAGTCTAACATCAGTTATTCTTACAGTCTTGATGGCGGTATTAACTGGGTTGAAGGTAATGTTAAGTCGGCGGACGGAGTCTCTTCAAATGCAGTCCTGAGTATTCCCGGCGGAATCTTGACAATATATTCAAATGCCGGAGCAGGCGGAACAAATCAGCTTCAATCTAATTCACAGTTTATTGTCAGACCTGATACCGCGGCTATAAATTTTCAGATTCAGGAAAATGAATATGTAAGGGTTAATGACGTTGGTAAAGATCTTTTCGGTGGAGTGTATCAGGCTCCGGGAGAATCCGGGGCCAGTACTGTTTTTAACAATGACAGTATGCTGACCGGAAGTAATGCCAGTTCGACTCAGAATTTACTTGAAACAATGGGTAATCTCGTTGCTTTTCTTGAAACAAATAATCAGTCAGGTGTTCAGGAATGTCTTGCCAGTCTTGACAAGTCACAGCAATACCTGCTTACCAAACTGGCTGATGTCGGGGGCAGGGAGAATAGACTTGCTGTAGCGGATAATGTTCTTTCCAGTCTTGAATTGAATGAAAAGGAAAGAATATCACATATTGAAGATATTGATGTCGGAGAACTTATGACTCAGCTTTCACAGCAGCAAATTGTTTACGAAGCAGTGCTGAAGAGTTCTTCAATGATTATGAAGATGAATCTTTTAAATTATATATAA
- the csrA gene encoding carbon storage regulator CsrA, whose protein sequence is MLILTRRPGEALYLDDNIKITVLSVQGRQVKLGLEIPQETTVYREEVYLKIKEQNRMALENRQQDLFAATELWQKKEKK, encoded by the coding sequence ATGCTGATTCTGACTCGGAGACCGGGCGAAGCTCTTTACCTTGATGACAATATAAAAATTACGGTATTAAGTGTTCAAGGCAGACAGGTTAAGCTGGGCCTCGAAATACCGCAAGAAACTACTGTCTATAGGGAAGAGGTTTACCTCAAAATTAAAGAACAGAACCGTATGGCGCTTGAAAACAGACAGCAGGACCTCTTTGCTGCGACCGAATTATGGCAAAAGAAAGAAAAAAAATAA
- the fliW gene encoding flagellar assembly protein FliW translates to MAKERKKIIRTRLGEREITEEGIIYFSRGLIGFDDKRDFTLIQIREDSPFLLLQSIEDPNLGLLVVDPYSFMDEYEVKLSDAEKRILRLENVRQLGVLVTVTIPPGRPDETTLNLGGPIVINSEARRGMQVPQVDSKYPTHYRPANDESN, encoded by the coding sequence ATGGCAAAAGAAAGAAAAAAAATAATTAGGACTCGGCTTGGCGAAAGAGAGATCACTGAGGAAGGGATTATCTACTTTTCCCGCGGTCTGATCGGCTTTGACGACAAAAGAGATTTTACTCTGATTCAGATCAGGGAAGATTCTCCTTTTCTGTTGTTGCAAAGTATTGAAGATCCCAACTTAGGTCTGCTAGTAGTCGATCCGTACAGTTTTATGGATGAATATGAAGTCAAGCTGAGTGATGCTGAAAAACGAATCCTCAGATTGGAGAATGTTCGTCAACTGGGCGTGTTGGTCACTGTGACAATTCCTCCGGGAAGACCGGATGAAACAACTCTTAATTTGGGCGGTCCGATTGTGATAAACTCTGAAGCCCGCCGCGGCATGCAAGTTCCGCAAGTGGATTCAAAATATCCAACGCACTACCGCCCGGCAAATGATGAGTCTAATTAG
- the flgM gene encoding flagellar biosynthesis anti-sigma factor FlgM, which yields MKINQFNNAPLKAYSDNRVKNPAEKAQSQSTSSASTRDVVNVSSQAKLLGTARQTAAESPDTREQKVKDLRDQVRAGTYKPDIRKTAMNLVREDIDFLR from the coding sequence ATGAAGATCAACCAGTTTAACAACGCCCCCCTCAAGGCCTATTCTGATAACCGGGTAAAGAATCCTGCAGAAAAGGCTCAGTCACAGAGTACAAGCTCTGCGTCCACTCGTGATGTCGTGAATGTCTCGTCGCAGGCAAAGCTACTCGGCACAGCGAGGCAGACTGCTGCAGAAAGTCCCGACACAAGAGAACAGAAGGTCAAAGACTTAAGAGATCAGGTGCGCGCTGGAACATACAAGCCTGACATTCGCAAGACTGCGATGAATCTTGTCCGTGAAGACATAGACTTTTTGCGCTAA
- a CDS encoding DVU0524 family FlgM-associated protein yields the protein MANNPAEIRNMLRTYGKQLTNAKRLARFRRALKMSESVDVVTISRQARRRELIEKISREIIENLIVSGNENPVVSDILEQLELDFGERYLFEYPLDGSDVQVLKESAEGVIDLPPEEKSVIMNRLWEITLEKVDRTML from the coding sequence GTGGCTAACAACCCTGCTGAAATTAGAAATATGCTGCGAACCTATGGTAAGCAGTTGACGAACGCCAAGAGACTGGCCAGATTCAGGCGCGCCCTGAAGATGAGCGAGTCTGTTGACGTTGTCACTATTTCACGGCAGGCAAGGCGCCGCGAGCTGATAGAAAAGATTTCAAGGGAAATTATCGAAAATCTCATTGTCTCGGGTAATGAAAATCCGGTAGTGTCCGATATACTAGAACAGCTGGAGTTGGATTTCGGAGAAAGGTACTTATTTGAGTACCCTCTTGACGGAAGTGATGTTCAAGTGCTTAAGGAAAGCGCTGAAGGCGTTATAGATCTGCCTCCGGAAGAAAAGTCGGTGATTATGAACCGATTGTGGGAAATAACACTGGAAAAGGTTGACCGGACAATGCTCTGA
- a CDS encoding NAD(+)/NADH kinase → MSDCKGFVLIVTKAGGGAAAKLGIIISRWLSARGVDSQIIAHPAPPAHVEVAEFRENCSLVLVLGGDGTFISTAGVVIDWKIPVLGINHGRVGFLAEVLPDDWEVALENFFSNKLDISRRLAFHYEIQRGHSIIARGVAVNDLVISRGAVARIISLDIGQKGQWIKNIRADGLIISTPTGSTAYNVSAGGPLVHPELPVMCVTPVCPFLNGIRPMVLPAERPMTIDVSESSGDVYITEDGRVPYPLNTGDRVIVTRHENDLLLARIRSNTFFEKLRSKGFFSE, encoded by the coding sequence ATGTCTGACTGTAAAGGTTTTGTACTTATAGTTACTAAGGCCGGAGGAGGCGCCGCAGCCAAGCTTGGAATAATTATTTCAAGATGGCTTTCTGCGCGTGGTGTGGATTCTCAAATCATTGCACATCCCGCTCCCCCAGCCCATGTTGAGGTGGCTGAGTTTAGAGAAAATTGCTCTCTTGTTCTTGTGCTGGGAGGGGATGGTACTTTTATAAGTACTGCCGGAGTCGTTATAGACTGGAAAATTCCTGTTCTTGGTATTAATCATGGCAGAGTCGGCTTTCTTGCAGAAGTTCTGCCTGATGACTGGGAAGTCGCACTTGAGAATTTTTTCAGTAATAAGCTGGATATTTCTCGAAGACTTGCGTTTCATTACGAGATACAGCGCGGCCACTCTATTATAGCCAGAGGCGTCGCTGTAAATGATTTGGTTATTTCCCGGGGTGCGGTCGCCCGTATCATCTCTCTCGATATAGGACAGAAGGGGCAGTGGATTAAAAATATCCGTGCTGACGGGCTGATTATTTCAACTCCCACAGGTTCCACCGCATACAATGTCTCCGCAGGCGGACCGCTTGTCCATCCAGAATTACCGGTTATGTGTGTTACCCCCGTCTGTCCGTTTTTAAATGGTATACGGCCTATGGTCCTGCCTGCTGAACGGCCTATGACTATAGATGTTTCTGAGTCGAGCGGGGATGTATACATTACCGAGGACGGAAGAGTTCCTTACCCGCTGAATACCGGGGACCGTGTGATTGTGACCAGACATGAAAACGATCTGTTACTGGCCCGCATCCGCAGTAATACTTTTTTTGAAAAACTCAGAAGCAAGGGCTTCTTTTCGGAGTAA
- a CDS encoding MltA domain-containing protein has product MLKSIYFIKTLLGICFLSLFISGCATKIPSVRKTSSSARSKAWKSKRAKEGKVISGPVKFSMLPSSSSEIAARRINIKSQNISSWRQLGPQIRKSIEYAGRNPSGGLALKRKDLRLTWGQLRKSLEDLERLLPRLDINPELLGRYFVWYELQSGAEMTGYYTPVIEASLIKKGPYKYPVYRVPPDLRKARPGQTHPWSEQLRKAYRVENGKILPYHSRRAIDVNKVLAGRGLEVAWLKDPVDLFYMHVQGGGVLHLPDGRLRTAVFSGTNGLSFKGLGRIMLEKGVLKRSQLSREKIKHYLLSHPERMWELMAENNSYIFFKLTRGQPLGANGKSLMSMVSLASDPALIPLGSIVAFRTDIFPKKGSPSRRVNGLGLAQDAGKAIRGARLDYYIGTGNEFKYTAHHLKKRVPVYLLISRAALRR; this is encoded by the coding sequence ATGCTTAAATCAATTTATTTTATTAAAACGTTGTTAGGTATTTGTTTCCTTTCGTTATTTATCAGCGGATGTGCGACAAAAATTCCCAGTGTAAGAAAGACTTCTTCGAGCGCTAGGTCAAAAGCGTGGAAAAGCAAGCGGGCTAAAGAAGGAAAAGTGATTTCCGGCCCTGTGAAATTTTCTATGCTTCCATCTTCATCTTCTGAAATTGCTGCTCGAAGGATTAATATAAAATCTCAGAATATTTCTTCTTGGAGACAGCTTGGACCGCAAATTCGTAAATCTATCGAATATGCAGGTCGTAACCCCTCGGGGGGACTGGCTCTTAAAAGAAAGGATTTGCGTCTTACATGGGGACAGCTTCGTAAATCTCTTGAAGATCTTGAACGGTTGCTGCCTCGTTTAGACATTAACCCGGAGTTGCTTGGAAGGTATTTTGTTTGGTATGAGCTCCAATCCGGCGCAGAGATGACAGGGTATTATACCCCTGTTATTGAGGCCAGCCTTATAAAAAAAGGGCCGTATAAATATCCAGTCTATAGAGTTCCGCCGGATTTACGCAAGGCCCGTCCGGGGCAGACCCATCCGTGGTCTGAGCAATTGCGTAAAGCTTACCGGGTTGAAAATGGAAAAATTCTTCCGTATCATTCCCGCCGTGCTATCGATGTTAATAAAGTGTTAGCAGGACGCGGGCTTGAAGTTGCGTGGCTTAAAGATCCCGTAGATTTGTTTTATATGCACGTTCAGGGAGGCGGAGTGCTTCACTTGCCTGACGGTCGATTGAGAACCGCCGTGTTCAGCGGAACCAACGGACTTTCCTTTAAAGGGCTTGGTCGAATTATGCTTGAGAAGGGAGTTCTCAAGAGAAGTCAGCTTTCCCGTGAAAAAATTAAACATTATCTTCTCAGCCACCCCGAACGCATGTGGGAATTGATGGCGGAAAATAACAGTTATATATTTTTTAAGCTGACTCGCGGGCAACCCCTTGGAGCGAACGGCAAGTCGTTGATGTCAATGGTCAGTCTAGCTTCTGATCCAGCGCTTATTCCGCTGGGATCAATAGTAGCATTCCGTACAGATATTTTTCCGAAAAAAGGTAGCCCCTCGCGCAGGGTAAACGGACTTGGTCTTGCACAGGATGCGGGTAAAGCCATACGCGGA